In Oncorhynchus gorbuscha isolate QuinsamMale2020 ecotype Even-year linkage group LG08, OgorEven_v1.0, whole genome shotgun sequence, one genomic interval encodes:
- the LOC124041418 gene encoding cytochrome P450 1B1-like, giving the protein MDMHVIFEEMTWPSPRSILLASLTVVFAVHLWRRIRRNWDVCSPPGPFAWPVIGNAVEVGKTPHLYFSRMARKYGDVFRIKLGCRDVVVLNGDAIRQALIKNGYDFAGRPDFTSFQYVSNGDGIAFGKFSEWWKVHRKVAQSTVRMFSTGNMNSKKTFENHVVCEVRELLRLFLGKTQEHKYFQPMTYLVVSTANIMTAVCFGKRYSYDDAEFAQVVGRNDQFTQTVGAGSIVDVMPWLQYFPNPIKTIFDNFKELNREFSQFIVTKVVEHRKTIQPSTIRDMTDAFIMALDHSQDSSPGVSPGKDYVPPTIGDIFGASQDTLSTALQWIILILVRFPHIQLRLQEEVDKVVYRSRLPTMEDQSQLPYVMAFIYEVMRFTSFVPLTIPHSTITDTTIMGYTILKDTVIFINQWSSNHDPARWTQPETFDPLRFLDQDSSLNKDLASRVLIFSLGKRRCIGEELSKMQLFLFTALLAHQAHFSPDPDKLPTIDYTYGLTLKPNNFSIAVNLRDTMDVLEEASQKPFYRETQEDTGNSRSD; this is encoded by the exons ATGGACATGCACGTTATATTCGAGGAGATGACCTGGCCATCGCCACGGAGTATATTATTGGCGTCTTTGACTGTCGTCTTTGCCGTGCACCTGTGGCGCAGGATCAGGCGGAACTGGGACGTATGCAGCCCGCCTGGACCCTTCGCTTGGCCAGTCATTGGGAACGCAGTAGAGGTTGGCAAAACTCCTCACCTCTATTTCTCTCGCATGGCACGGAAATATGGGGACGTCTTCCGAATCAAACTTGGCTGCCGGGACGTTGTGGTGCTGAATGGCGACGCAATCAGGCAGGCGCTCATCAAAAATGGATATGATTTCGCAGGCAGACCGGACTTTACTTCTTTTCAATACGTTTCCAATGGTGATGGCATTGCTTTTGGAAAATTCAGCGAATGGTGGAAAGTGCACCGAAAAGTAGCCCAATCTACTGTTCGGATGTTTTCCACCGGCAACATGAACTCCAAAAAGACCTTCGAAAACCACGTTGTCTGCGAAGTTAGGGAGCTGCTCCGTCTTTTCCTGGGAAAAACGCAAGAGCACAAATATTTCCAGCCGATGACATACTTGGTGGTATCAACAGCTAACATAATGACCGCCGTGTGCTTTGGAAAAAGGTATTCCTACGACGACGCAGAGTTTGCGCAAGTTGTGGGACGAAATGATCAATTCACCCAAACAGTAGGGGCTGGGAGCATCGTTGATGTGATGCCTTGGCTCCAGTATTTTCCCAACCCAATAAAAACAATTTTTGACAATTTTAAAGAGCTCAACCGGGAGTTCAGTCAATTTATCGTTACTAAGGTTGTCGAGCATCGAAAGACCATTCAGCCAAGCACAATCCGGGACATGACAGATGCTTTCATCATGGCATTGGACCATTCTCAGGACAGCTCGCCCGGAGTCTCACCAGGCAAAGATTATGTGCCACCTACTATTGGTGATATTTTTGGAGCAAGCCAAGACACACTGTCTACTGCACTCCAATGGATCATTCTGATACTTGTGAG GTTTCCTCATATCCAGCTGCGTCTCCAAGAGGAAGTGGACAAAGTGGTCTACCGGAGCCGTCTGCCCACCATGGAAGACCAGTCTCAGTTGCCTTACGTGATGGCCTTTATCTACGAGGTGATGCGCTTCACCAGCTTTGTGCCTCTCACCATTCCCCACAGCACCATCACCGACACTACCATCATGGGCTACACCATCCTCAAGGACACAGTGATCTTCATCAACCAGTGGTCCAGCAACCACGACCCCGCCAGGTGGACACAACCAGAGACCTTTGACCCCCTGCGCTTCCTGGACCAGGACAGCTCTTTGAACAAGGACCTGGCCAGCAGGGTGCTCATCTTCTCCTTGGGAAAGAGGCGGTGCATCGGAGAAGAGCTGTCCAAGATGCAGCTGTTCCTATTTACTGCATTGCTGGCACACCAGGCCCACTTTAGTCCCGACCCGGACAAGCTGCCCACCATTGACTACACCTATGGGCTGACCCTGAAGCCTAATAACTTCTCCATAGCAGTAAATCTACGGGACACCATGGACGTCTTGGAGGAGGCTAGCCAAAAGCCCTTCTACAGGGAGACCCAGGAGGACACAGGCAACTCCAGATCAGACTGA